Proteins encoded in a region of the Mixophyes fleayi isolate aMixFle1 chromosome 5, aMixFle1.hap1, whole genome shotgun sequence genome:
- the MYD88 gene encoding myeloid differentiation primary response protein MyD88 — protein sequence MACGTSLEDVDMYSIPLVALNYNTRHKLSLYLNPDAVVAAGWTHLAEEMEYGYLEIRNFERAPNPTQALLEDWEKKCSRATVGGLLDLLKKIERNDILTDLVSLIDSDCRKYVNKQRERSQPPPLQDDTVGSTDIAGHVPEQFDAFICYCAKDIQFVQEMISRFEQSEHNLKLCVFDRDVLPGTCLWSITSELIENRCKKMVVIISDDYLDSIECDFQTKFALSLGPGARQRRLIPVKYKQMTRPFPSILRFLTLCDYTNPHIKGWFWDRLARALKNK from the exons ATGGCTTGTGGGACAAGTTTAGAGGATGTGGACATGTACTCAATTCCACTGGTGGCTTTGAATTATAATACAAGACACAAGCTGTCTTTATACCTAAACCCAGATGCTGTGGTGGCTGCTGGCTGGACTCATCTTGCAGAAGAAATGGAATATGGCTATTTAGAGATAAGGAATTTTGAGAGGGCTCCTAACCCAACCCAAGCACTCCTAGAAGATTGGGAGAAAAAGTGTTCCCGGGCAACTGTTGGAGGATTGCTGGATCTGTTGAAGAAAATTGAGAGGAATGATATTCTTACAGACCTGGTATCCTTAATAG attCAGACTGCaggaaatatgtaaataaacagaGGGAGCGTAGCCAACCACCTCCACTACAAGATGACACCGTGGGCAGCACAGATATCGCGG GACATGTCCCTGAACAATTTGACGCTTTCATCTGCTACTGTGCCAAGGACATTCAGTTTGTTCAGGAGATGATCAGTCGATTTGAGCAGTCTGAACATAACTTGAAGCTGTGTGTGTTTGACAGAGACGTTCTTCCTGGTACATGTTTGTGGTCTATAACAAGCGAACTTATAGAAAACAG GTGTAAAAAGATGGTGGTAATTATATCGGATGATTACTTGGACAGTATTGAATGTGACTTTCAGACAAAATTTGCTCTCAGCCTTGGGCCAG GTGCTCGTCAGCGAAGGCTGATTCCAGTGAAATATAAACAGATGACGAGACCGTTTCCCAGCATTCTGCGTTTCCTTACCTTGTGTGACTACACCAACCCCCACATCAAGGGCTGGTTTTGGGACAGGCTCGCCAGGGCTCTGAAGAATAAGTAG